One part of the Marichromatium purpuratum 984 genome encodes these proteins:
- a CDS encoding DEAD/DEAH box helicase: protein MDTPDTSAGFADLGLSPAVTQAVGDLGYESPTPVQSQCIPHLLAGRDLLGQAQTGTGKTAAFALPLLSRIDLEVKAPQILVLAPTRELALQVAEAFQEYAAHLPGFLVLPIYGGQSYGLQISQLKRRPQVIVGTPGRVMDHIRRGTLSLAGIRALVLDEADEMLNMGFAEDIDWIFDQAPEERQVALFSATMPRAIRQVAEKRLRDPMLVQVAADSETVDTIDQHHCVVTRFHKLDVLTRILEIEEFDGMVVFVRTKHGTTELADKLKAHGFAAEALNGDMNQEMRERTIDRLKQGQLDILVATDVAARGLDVERISHVVNFDIPTDPSAYVHRIGRTGRAGRAGRALLLVEPRERGLLRAIERTIRRSVPAMEPPSAADLSESRIDRFTAEIKEALGQDLDFFYRLLSRLNTELEVEMHDLAAALAYLNQRERPLEIQEELPRPRPSRERHDRGPRHERGGRPERGDRGERRPRRERDHDAGRPLQGDLEHYRIEVGHQHGATPREIVGAIANEAGLEGRFIGRIDIQDDHSVVDLPKGMPREVFQHLKRVYVRGQALRISALDQGEGEPRRGGGAAPVREGRPGKPRPGKFVPGRQRGDRTQVRRGAPGEKEWRPRPNRKPRD, encoded by the coding sequence ATGGATACCCCTGACACCAGCGCCGGTTTTGCCGATCTCGGTCTCTCCCCCGCCGTCACCCAGGCCGTTGGTGATCTCGGCTATGAGTCCCCCACGCCGGTCCAGAGCCAGTGCATCCCGCATCTGCTTGCCGGGCGCGACCTGCTCGGGCAGGCCCAGACCGGTACCGGCAAGACCGCAGCCTTCGCGCTGCCGCTGCTGAGCCGGATCGATCTCGAGGTCAAGGCACCGCAGATCCTAGTGCTGGCGCCGACCCGCGAACTCGCGCTGCAGGTCGCCGAGGCCTTCCAGGAGTACGCCGCGCACCTGCCCGGCTTCCTGGTGCTGCCGATCTATGGTGGTCAGAGCTACGGGCTGCAGATCAGTCAGCTCAAGCGCCGGCCGCAGGTGATCGTCGGCACTCCGGGGCGGGTGATGGACCACATCCGTCGCGGCACCCTGTCGCTCGCCGGGATCCGCGCCCTGGTGCTCGACGAGGCCGACGAGATGCTCAACATGGGCTTCGCCGAGGACATCGACTGGATCTTCGACCAGGCGCCGGAAGAACGGCAGGTCGCGCTGTTCTCGGCGACCATGCCGCGCGCCATCCGTCAGGTGGCCGAGAAGCGGCTGCGCGATCCCATGCTGGTGCAGGTGGCGGCCGACTCGGAGACGGTCGACACCATCGATCAGCATCACTGCGTGGTCACCCGCTTCCACAAGCTCGACGTGCTCACCCGCATCCTCGAGATCGAGGAGTTCGACGGCATGGTGGTCTTCGTGCGCACCAAGCACGGCACCACCGAACTAGCAGACAAGCTTAAGGCCCATGGGTTCGCCGCCGAGGCGCTCAACGGTGATATGAACCAGGAGATGCGCGAGCGCACCATCGATCGGCTCAAGCAGGGCCAGCTCGATATCCTGGTCGCCACCGACGTGGCCGCGCGCGGACTCGATGTCGAGCGTATCAGTCATGTCGTCAACTTCGACATCCCCACCGACCCCTCGGCCTATGTCCACCGTATCGGTCGCACCGGTCGCGCCGGTCGCGCCGGTCGCGCGCTGCTGTTGGTCGAGCCGCGCGAGCGCGGGCTGCTGCGCGCCATCGAGCGCACCATCCGTCGCAGCGTGCCGGCGATGGAGCCGCCCTCGGCGGCCGATCTCAGCGAGTCGCGCATCGATCGCTTCACCGCCGAGATCAAGGAGGCGCTCGGTCAGGACCTCGATTTCTTCTATCGCCTGCTGTCGCGGCTCAACACCGAGCTGGAGGTCGAGATGCACGACCTCGCCGCGGCGCTCGCCTATCTCAATCAGCGCGAGCGTCCGCTGGAGATCCAGGAGGAGCTGCCGCGTCCGCGCCCGTCGCGCGAGCGCCACGACCGCGGTCCGCGTCACGAGCGGGGGGGGCGTCCCGAGCGCGGTGATCGCGGCGAACGTCGCCCGCGTCGCGAGCGCGACCACGACGCCGGTCGGCCGCTGCAGGGCGATCTCGAGCACTACCGCATCGAGGTCGGCCATCAGCACGGTGCCACCCCACGCGAGATCGTCGGCGCCATCGCCAACGAGGCCGGGCTGGAGGGCCGCTTCATCGGTCGCATCGACATCCAGGACGATCACTCGGTGGTCGACCTGCCCAAGGGCATGCCGCGCGAGGTCTTCCAGCATCTCAAGCGGGTCTATGTCCGTGGTCAGGCGCTGCGCATCTCGGCGCTCGATCAGGGCGAGGGCGAGCCGCGTCGTGGCGGCGGCGCCGCGCCGGTGCGCGAGGGGCGTCCGGGCAAGCCGCGTCCCGGCAAGTTCGTGCCCGGGCGGCAGCGCGGCGACCGCACCCAGGTGCGTCGTGGTGCGCCCGGCGAGAAGGAGTGGCGGCCGCGCCCGAATCGCAAGCCGCGCGACTGA
- a CDS encoding pyridoxal phosphate-dependent aminotransferase: MSTKLAARVQAVKPSATLAITARANALRAEGKDVIGLGAGEPDFDTPEHIKAAAVAAIENGFTKYTAVDGTAGLKQAIIDKFKRDNGFDFTAEQILVSCGGKQSFFNLAQALLDPGDEVVIPAPYWVSYPDMSLLAGAAPVFIHAAADQSFKITPAQLRAAMTEQTRLVVINSPSNPTGMAYSRDELEALGEVLRDFPRAVIASDDMYEHIRWDDAPFVNILNACPDLAPRTLVLNGVSKAYSMTGWRIGYAAGPIDIIKAMKKVQSQSTSNPASISQAAAQAALEGPQACIGEMLTAFKARHDLVVERLNAIEGIECLPTDGTFYVFPKVQGLIERMPGINTDLELAEFLIEEAGVALVPGTAFGLPGYARLSIATSRENLEQALERIANACAG; encoded by the coding sequence ATGAGCACCAAACTCGCCGCCCGCGTCCAGGCCGTCAAGCCGTCTGCCACTCTCGCCATCACCGCCCGCGCCAATGCGCTGCGCGCCGAGGGCAAGGACGTGATCGGGCTCGGTGCCGGTGAACCCGACTTCGACACCCCCGAGCACATCAAGGCCGCCGCCGTCGCCGCGATCGAGAACGGCTTCACCAAATACACCGCCGTCGACGGCACCGCCGGGCTCAAGCAGGCGATCATCGACAAGTTCAAGCGCGACAACGGGTTCGACTTCACCGCCGAACAGATCCTGGTCTCCTGCGGCGGCAAGCAGAGCTTCTTCAACCTCGCCCAGGCCCTGCTCGACCCGGGCGACGAGGTGGTGATCCCCGCCCCCTACTGGGTCTCCTACCCCGACATGTCGCTGCTCGCCGGCGCCGCCCCGGTGTTCATCCACGCCGCCGCCGACCAGTCGTTCAAGATCACCCCGGCGCAGCTGCGCGCGGCGATGACCGAGCAGACCCGACTGGTGGTGATCAACAGCCCCTCCAACCCCACCGGCATGGCCTACAGCCGCGACGAGCTGGAGGCACTCGGCGAGGTGCTGCGCGACTTCCCGCGCGCGGTGATTGCCAGCGACGACATGTACGAGCACATCCGCTGGGACGACGCGCCCTTCGTCAACATCCTCAACGCCTGCCCCGACCTCGCCCCGCGCACCCTGGTGCTCAACGGCGTCTCCAAGGCCTACTCGATGACCGGCTGGCGCATCGGCTACGCCGCCGGCCCCATCGACATCATCAAGGCGATGAAGAAGGTGCAGTCGCAGAGCACCTCCAACCCGGCCTCGATCTCGCAGGCCGCCGCCCAGGCCGCGCTCGAAGGCCCGCAGGCGTGCATCGGCGAGATGCTCACCGCCTTCAAGGCGCGTCACGACCTGGTCGTCGAGCGGCTCAACGCGATCGAGGGCATCGAGTGCCTGCCCACCGACGGCACCTTCTACGTCTTTCCCAAGGTCCAGGGGCTGATCGAGCGTATGCCCGGGATCAACACCGACCTCGAGCTGGCCGAGTTCCTGATCGAGGAAGCCGGCGTCGCCCTGGTCCCCGGCACCGCCTTCGGCCTGCCCGGCTATGCCCGACTGTCGATCGCCACCAGCCGCGAGAACCTTGAACAGGCGCTCGAGCGTATCGCCAACGCCTGCGCCGGCTGA
- the uvrB gene encoding excinuclease ABC subunit UvrB, with amino-acid sequence MSPRPFQLEARFAPAGDQPEAIDRLVEGLEDGEAGQTLLGVTGSGKTFTIANVIDRVQRPTLVLAPNKTLAAQLYGEMREFFPHNAVEYFVSYYDYYQPEAYVPATDTYIEKDAAINEHVEQMRLSATKALLERRDVVIVATVSSIYGLGDPNAYLKMVLLLKRGDLVDQRAILRRLADLQYQRNEVELQRGCYRVRGDVIDIYPAESDDEAVRVELFDDEIESLALFDPLTGTVRQQVARYTVYPKTHYATPRETILQAVEQIKPELRERLAALREQGKLVEAQRLEQRTQFDLEMMVEVGYCQGIENYSRYLSGRDPGEPPPTLYDYLPHDALVVIDESHVTVPQLGGMYRGDRSRKENLVDYGFRLPSALDNRPLRFEEFRARQPQTIYVSATPRAFELEHSGTVVEQVVRPTGLVDPALEVRPALTQVDDLLSEIGPRVAVDERVLVTTLTKRMAEDLTDYLIEHEVRVRYLHSDIDTVERVEIIRDLRLGTFDVLVGINLLREGLDMPEVSLVAVLDADKEGFLRSTDSLIQTIGRAARNANGKAILYADKVTASMRRAIDETERRRAKQLAANAANGITPQTIRKAVADIMEAATPGAPLPARDYAAVADEVAEYAALTPQQLAKRIKALEKTMYQHAKDLEFEQAAAVRDQIRALQTRGLAG; translated from the coding sequence ATGTCCCCCAGACCCTTCCAACTCGAAGCCCGGTTCGCCCCTGCGGGCGACCAGCCCGAGGCCATCGATCGTCTGGTCGAAGGGCTGGAGGACGGCGAGGCCGGGCAGACCCTGCTCGGGGTGACCGGCTCGGGCAAGACCTTTACCATCGCCAATGTCATCGATCGGGTACAGCGCCCGACCCTGGTGCTGGCGCCGAACAAGACCCTCGCCGCCCAGCTCTACGGCGAGATGCGCGAGTTCTTCCCGCACAACGCCGTCGAGTACTTCGTCTCCTATTACGACTACTACCAGCCCGAGGCCTATGTCCCGGCCACCGATACCTATATCGAGAAGGACGCGGCGATCAACGAGCACGTCGAGCAGATGCGGCTGTCGGCGACCAAGGCGCTGCTGGAGCGGCGCGATGTGGTGATCGTCGCCACCGTCTCGTCGATCTACGGGCTCGGTGACCCGAACGCCTATCTGAAGATGGTGCTGCTGCTCAAGCGCGGCGATCTGGTCGACCAGCGCGCCATCCTGCGTCGTCTCGCCGACCTGCAGTACCAGCGCAACGAGGTCGAGCTGCAGCGCGGCTGCTACCGGGTGCGTGGCGACGTGATCGACATCTATCCTGCCGAGTCCGACGACGAGGCGGTACGGGTGGAGCTGTTCGACGACGAGATCGAGTCGCTGGCACTGTTCGATCCGCTCACCGGCACGGTACGCCAGCAGGTGGCGCGCTATACCGTTTATCCCAAGACCCATTACGCCACCCCGCGCGAGACCATCCTCCAGGCCGTCGAGCAGATCAAGCCGGAGCTGCGCGAGCGCCTCGCCGCGCTGCGCGAGCAGGGCAAGCTGGTCGAGGCGCAGCGGCTCGAACAGCGCACCCAGTTCGACCTGGAGATGATGGTCGAGGTTGGCTACTGCCAGGGCATCGAGAACTACAGCCGCTATCTCTCCGGGCGCGACCCCGGCGAGCCGCCGCCGACCCTCTACGACTATCTGCCGCACGATGCCCTGGTGGTGATCGACGAGAGCCATGTCACCGTGCCCCAGCTCGGCGGCATGTATCGGGGCGACCGCTCGCGCAAGGAGAATCTGGTCGACTACGGCTTCCGCCTGCCCTCGGCGCTCGACAACCGGCCGCTGCGTTTCGAGGAGTTCCGCGCGCGCCAGCCGCAGACCATCTATGTCTCGGCCACCCCGCGCGCCTTCGAGCTGGAACATTCGGGCACGGTGGTCGAGCAGGTGGTGCGTCCCACCGGGTTGGTCGATCCCGCACTCGAGGTGCGCCCGGCGCTGACCCAGGTCGACGACCTGCTCTCCGAGATCGGCCCCCGGGTGGCGGTCGACGAGCGTGTGCTGGTGACCACCCTCACCAAGCGCATGGCCGAGGATCTGACCGACTATCTCATCGAGCACGAGGTGCGGGTGCGCTATCTGCACTCTGACATCGACACCGTCGAGCGCGTCGAGATCATCCGCGACCTGCGCCTCGGCACCTTCGACGTGCTGGTCGGCATCAACCTGCTGCGCGAGGGGCTGGACATGCCGGAGGTCTCGTTGGTCGCTGTCCTCGACGCCGACAAGGAGGGCTTCCTGCGCTCGACCGATTCGCTGATCCAGACCATCGGGCGCGCCGCGCGCAACGCCAACGGCAAGGCCATCCTCTACGCCGACAAGGTCACCGCCTCGATGCGCCGGGCGATCGACGAAACCGAGCGCCGCCGCGCCAAGCAGCTCGCCGCCAACGCCGCCAACGGCATCACCCCGCAGACCATCCGCAAGGCGGTGGCCGACATCATGGAGGCGGCCACCCCGGGCGCGCCGCTGCCGGCGCGTGACTATGCCGCGGTGGCCGACGAGGTGGCCGAGTACGCCGCGCTCACCCCGCAGCAGCTGGCCAAGCGGATCAAGGCGCTGGAGAAGACCATGTACCAGCACGCCAAGGACCTGGAGTTCGAGCAGGCGGCGGCGGTGCGCGACCAGATCCGCGCACTGCAGACCCGGGGGCTGGCGGGCTGA
- a CDS encoding 16S rRNA (uracil(1498)-N(3))-methyltransferase yields the protein MRIPRVHVDQPLTADADCALPSGPARHLAQVLRLGPGAEVVLFDGSGHDFPATIAHSGRDGVAVRLGAPGLAEPAPRLEIHLALGVSKGERMDFALQKAVELGVTRITPLRTERSVVRLDGARLARRLDHWRGVIVSACEQSGRRRLPRLDDLQALPDWLPAGWPGGLILDPRAERALTTLTPPETGVTLLIGPEGGLSEREINQARAQGFTGVRLGPRVLRTETAPLAAIALIQGLWGDLGD from the coding sequence GTGCGCATCCCCCGCGTCCATGTCGACCAGCCGCTGACCGCCGATGCCGACTGCGCCCTGCCCAGCGGTCCCGCGCGTCATCTGGCGCAGGTGCTGCGCCTCGGCCCCGGGGCCGAGGTGGTGCTCTTCGACGGCAGCGGTCACGACTTCCCCGCCACCATCGCGCACAGTGGTCGCGACGGCGTGGCGGTGCGTCTCGGCGCGCCCGGTCTGGCCGAGCCCGCGCCCCGGCTCGAGATCCATCTCGCGCTCGGCGTCTCCAAGGGCGAGCGCATGGACTTCGCCCTGCAGAAGGCCGTGGAGCTTGGTGTTACCCGTATCACTCCGCTGCGCACCGAGCGCAGCGTGGTGCGTCTCGACGGGGCGCGGCTGGCGCGTCGTCTCGACCACTGGCGCGGGGTGATCGTCAGCGCCTGCGAGCAGAGCGGTCGCCGCCGCCTGCCCCGGCTCGACGACCTGCAGGCGCTGCCCGACTGGCTCCCCGCCGGTTGGCCCGGCGGCCTCATCCTCGACCCCCGCGCCGAGCGCGCACTCACCACACTCACCCCGCCCGAGACCGGCGTCACCCTGCTGATCGGCCCCGAGGGCGGTCTGAGCGAGCGCGAGATCAATCAGGCCCGCGCCCAGGGCTTCACCGGCGTGCGTCTCGGCCCCCGCGTGCTGCGTACGGAGACCGCTCCCCTGGCCGCCATCGCATTGATCCAGGGGCTGTGGGGCGATCTCGGGGACTGA
- a CDS encoding ligand-gated ion channel, whose translation MLMRRLLLLCLVLLSGSAVAVAGEGADGPTPVRIGMTLDQIVEIDQKSENFSAVYTLRIRYREPALAYEPTPGAPPFRMLTFARAMEELQTHGVVWPGMFLANQQGRHDLSRQGMRIYPDGEVLYIERATAVFQAPDFDFRDFPFDTQSFYIRVESLLPDSLFVFEPLSEHIGVGDQLGEEEWVVFTSAAVVDTITGADGLGYSRFSLGFQANRHLLYYVVRIFVPMLIILVVSWSTFRLKDYMKRIDIGITVLLLLIAFNFTLGNDLPRLGYLTAVDAFIAGTFVITGAVILVNVQLRIWQHQGREREAERLDRLARIGYWPAYLVGMSTALLLL comes from the coding sequence ATGCTGATGCGTCGCCTGTTGCTGCTGTGCCTAGTGTTGCTGTCGGGATCGGCCGTGGCCGTGGCTGGGGAAGGGGCGGATGGACCGACTCCGGTGCGGATCGGGATGACCCTGGATCAGATCGTCGAGATCGATCAGAAATCGGAGAACTTCTCCGCCGTCTATACCCTGCGGATCCGTTATCGCGAGCCGGCGCTGGCCTATGAGCCGACGCCCGGGGCACCGCCGTTTCGCATGCTGACCTTCGCCAGGGCGATGGAGGAGTTACAGACGCACGGGGTGGTGTGGCCGGGGATGTTCCTGGCCAATCAGCAGGGACGACACGATCTGAGCCGTCAGGGGATGCGTATCTATCCCGACGGCGAGGTGCTCTACATCGAACGCGCGACAGCGGTGTTCCAGGCGCCGGACTTCGATTTCCGCGACTTTCCCTTCGACACTCAGTCGTTCTACATCCGGGTGGAGTCGCTGCTGCCCGACTCGCTGTTCGTCTTCGAGCCGCTGTCCGAGCATATCGGGGTCGGCGATCAGCTCGGCGAGGAGGAGTGGGTGGTGTTCACCTCGGCGGCGGTGGTCGATACCATCACCGGCGCCGACGGGCTCGGTTACTCACGTTTTTCGCTGGGCTTCCAGGCCAATCGTCATCTGCTCTATTACGTGGTGCGTATCTTCGTGCCGATGTTGATCATCCTGGTGGTGTCCTGGAGTACCTTCCGCCTCAAGGACTACATGAAGCGCATCGATATCGGCATCACTGTGCTGCTGTTGCTCATCGCCTTCAACTTCACTCTGGGCAACGATCTGCCGAGGCTGGGCTATCTCACTGCGGTCGATGCCTTCATCGCCGGCACCTTCGTCATCACCGGTGCGGTGATCCTGGTCAACGTGCAGTTACGGATCTGGCAGCATCAGGGACGTGAACGCGAGGCCGAGCGGCTTGATCGGCTCGCGCGCATCGGCTACTGGCCGGCCTATCTGGTGGGGATGTCGACGGCCCTGCTGCTGCTCTGA
- a CDS encoding DUF423 domain-containing protein, translating to MMHPARPWLVVGALCGLTSVALGAFGAHGLDGRVEPRMLANWHTAADYLAIHALAILVCGALLVARPRAAGVGLAAWLFLVGLALFSGSLFALVLSGVRTLGMITPIGGMLLLGGWLALAFAGWRLSGGRDHGG from the coding sequence ATGATGCATCCGGCACGACCCTGGCTGGTCGTCGGCGCGCTCTGCGGGCTGACGAGCGTGGCGCTCGGCGCCTTCGGCGCGCACGGACTCGACGGCCGGGTCGAGCCGCGCATGCTGGCCAACTGGCACACCGCCGCCGACTATCTCGCCATCCACGCCCTGGCGATCCTGGTCTGTGGCGCCTTGCTGGTGGCGCGCCCGCGCGCCGCTGGCGTCGGTCTCGCCGCCTGGCTGTTCCTCGTCGGTCTCGCTCTGTTCAGCGGCAGCCTGTTCGCGCTGGTGCTCAGCGGGGTGCGGACGCTGGGTATGATCACCCCGATCGGCGGCATGCTGTTGCTCGGCGGCTGGCTGGCCCTGGCCTTCGCCGGCTGGCGCCTGTCCGGTGGGCGAGACCACGGGGGCTGA
- the mtgA gene encoding monofunctional biosynthetic peptidoglycan transglycosylase translates to MSEQERQEAGEVDTPGSNVASEVSGSRPSRLEGARRWLRCFGRGLLGLAVTGVLGSALLVGALRWVDPPASAFMLQHAYNLWRLDQSPPYYHHCWVPWSELPPPLRLAAISGEDQRFPTHLGFDLIEIRHALAAHRRGGALRGASTITQQTAKNLFLWPGQGWGRKAIEAWFTLLLEVLWSKERILEVYLNIIQFSPSTYGAGAASVRYFGHPARTLTLEESALLIGVLPAPGHYRLDRPSERLRRRADWIIDQSSRLGGERYLGRL, encoded by the coding sequence ATGAGCGAGCAGGAGCGGCAGGAGGCCGGCGAGGTCGACACGCCCGGGTCGAACGTCGCAAGCGAGGTGTCCGGGTCGAGGCCGTCGCGGCTCGAGGGCGCGCGCCGCTGGTTGCGCTGCTTCGGGCGCGGGCTGTTGGGGCTGGCCGTCACCGGTGTGCTCGGCTCGGCGCTGCTCGTCGGGGCGCTGCGCTGGGTCGATCCGCCGGCCTCGGCGTTCATGCTCCAGCATGCCTACAATCTGTGGCGACTCGACCAGTCGCCGCCCTATTACCACCACTGCTGGGTGCCCTGGAGCGAACTCCCGCCGCCGCTGCGACTGGCGGCGATCAGTGGTGAGGACCAGCGCTTCCCGACCCATCTCGGCTTCGACCTGATCGAGATCCGTCATGCCCTCGCCGCTCATCGCCGGGGTGGCGCGTTGCGCGGCGCCAGCACCATCACCCAGCAGACGGCCAAGAACCTCTTCCTGTGGCCGGGGCAGGGCTGGGGACGCAAGGCGATCGAGGCCTGGTTCACCCTGCTGCTCGAGGTGCTGTGGTCGAAGGAGCGCATCCTCGAGGTCTATCTCAACATCATCCAGTTCAGCCCCAGCACCTATGGCGCCGGAGCGGCCAGTGTGCGCTACTTCGGCCATCCGGCGCGCACCCTGACGCTGGAGGAGTCGGCGCTGCTCATCGGCGTGCTGCCGGCCCCCGGTCACTACCGTCTCGACCGCCCCTCCGAGCGACTGCGCCGCCGCGCCGACTGGATCATCGACCAGTCCTCGCGCCTCGGCGGCGAGCGTTATCTGGGGCGGCTCTGA